From the Garra rufa chromosome 17, GarRuf1.0, whole genome shotgun sequence genome, one window contains:
- the tmem64 gene encoding transmembrane protein 64 — MEDVIAEQSVSGYFVFSLQIFISIGLMFYVVHRAQVELNAAIAACQLELKTSYMNGGAANHGASTYCSKRAAAGGGINVV, encoded by the exons ATGGAGGACGTGATTGCGGAACAGAGCGTCAGTGGATACTTCGTGTTCAGCCTACAG ATTTTCATCAGCATAGGCCTGATGTTTTACGTCGTACATCGTGCACAAGTGGAACTGAACGCCGCCATCGCAGCCTGCCAGTTGGAGCTAAAGACGTCGTATATGAACGGAGGAGCAGCCAACCATGGCGCCTCGACCTACTGCAGCAAACGGGCTGCCGCGGGAGGAGGGATCAACGTGGTCTGA